The Laspinema palackyanum D2c genome segment GTCCCCTCGGATTTGTCTCGGTTACAACCCGGTGAGGGTCAGTACACGGTTCTCTTGAATGCCAAAGGTGGCATCTTAGATGATATTATTTTTTATGATCAAGGACAGGATGGAACCGGACGGCATTTTGCTCAGGTAATTGTGAATGCTGCCACTTGTGCACAAGATAAAGCGTGGTTATTAGCACAATTCCAAGGGTCCGATGTGGAATTCCAGGATTTATCCAAACAAAAGGTATTACTCGCTGTTCAAGGTCCTGAAGCGGTGCAGAAACTGCAACAGTTTGTGGAAGTGGATCTGTCTTCGGTGAAACCTTTTGGACATTTACAAGGGTCGGTATGCGGGGGAAATGGATTTTTAGCCCGCACGGGATACACTGGGGAAGATGGGTATGAGGTGATGGTGAATCCAGAAACTGGAATAACCCTGTGGCGATCGCTGTTGGATTTGGGGGTAACTCCCTGTGGTTTGGGTTGTCGAGATACCCTGCGTTTGGAAGCGGCAATGGCGCTTTATGGTCAAGATATCGACGAAAGCACAACCCCCTTAGAAGCAGGTTTGGGTTGGTTAGTGCATCTGGATAGCAAAGGGGAATTTATTGGCAGGGAAGTGTTAGCAAAGCAGAAGGAAACGGGGGTGACAAGGCGCTTGGTGGGAATCGAAATGCAGGGTCGTTATATTGCGCGTCATGGGTATCCGGTGATATCGGAAGGTAAACCTGTGGGAGAGGTGACGAGTGGCAGTTGGTCTCCGACTTTAGAAAAGGCGATCGCCCTAGCTTATTTACCCCTAGAACTGAGTAAACCGGGTCAATTCATTGAGGTAGAAATTCGGGGAAAAACCTATCCCGGAACTGTGGTTAAAAAGCCCTTCTATCGGTCTGGTAAAAAACCTCAAAAGTCTTAATTAATTAAACTGATTTTAACCTGTCCAGGAGAATCTCAGTTCCTAGAGTTGCAACCTTGAATGGGTTGG includes the following:
- the gcvT gene encoding glycine cleavage system aminomethyltransferase GcvT, which translates into the protein MATTAANETAQPLSRTPLYEEAIALNARMTAFSGWEMPVQFSGINPEHQAVRTAAGMFDISHMGMFSLSGKDLLTQMQGLVPSDLSRLQPGEGQYTVLLNAKGGILDDIIFYDQGQDGTGRHFAQVIVNAATCAQDKAWLLAQFQGSDVEFQDLSKQKVLLAVQGPEAVQKLQQFVEVDLSSVKPFGHLQGSVCGGNGFLARTGYTGEDGYEVMVNPETGITLWRSLLDLGVTPCGLGCRDTLRLEAAMALYGQDIDESTTPLEAGLGWLVHLDSKGEFIGREVLAKQKETGVTRRLVGIEMQGRYIARHGYPVISEGKPVGEVTSGSWSPTLEKAIALAYLPLELSKPGQFIEVEIRGKTYPGTVVKKPFYRSGKKPQKS